One genomic window of Cannabis sativa cultivar Pink pepper isolate KNU-18-1 chromosome 2, ASM2916894v1, whole genome shotgun sequence includes the following:
- the LOC115718472 gene encoding histidine-containing phosphotransfer protein 1 — translation MAGSGLVLQLQKQLGDYTTSLFNEGFLDDQFNQLQQLQDESNPDFVVEVVSLFFEDSDRLLNELAKALNYQNTDFRKVDAHVHQLKGSSSSIGAQRVQRVCIAFRNHCEAQNIEGCLNCLQQVKQEYTLVKNKLETLFKLERQLLAARRSSFPM, via the exons ATGGCTGGTTCTGGTTTGGTACTTCAGTTGCAGAAGCAGTTGGGAGATTACACAACTTCACTGTTTAATGAG GGTTTCTTAGATGATCAATTTAACCAACTTCAGCAACTCCAAGACGAAAGTAACCCAGATTTTGTGGTTGAAGTAGTTTCactattttttgaagattctgACAGGCTTCTTAATGAACTGGCCAAAGCTTT GAATTATCAGAATACTGATTTTAGGAAGGTAGATGCCCATGTTCACCAGCTTAAGGGTAGCAGCTCCAG CATTGGTGCTCAGAGAGTTCAAAGAGTCTGCATTGCTTTCCGTAACCACTGTGAGGCACAGAACATTGAAGG GTGCTTAAACTGTTTGCAACAAGTGAAACAAGAGTATACCCTTGTGAAAAACAAGCTTGAAACCTTGTTCAAG ttggAGCGACAGCTTTTGGCAGCCCGGAGGTCATCATTTCCTATGTAG